A window of the Janthinobacterium agaricidamnosum NBRC 102515 = DSM 9628 genome harbors these coding sequences:
- a CDS encoding GNAT family N-acetyltransferase — protein MYCLPTPYRLRPFNDNAEDAAFAAALYRSTRDDLRLMPADPAFIADLIAMQQRMQIQGYRQAYPQADYLVLEQDGAAIGRLVLDRDDTALRIVDIAILPQAQGQGAGSAVLGALQAAAAKQDQCIRLGVSHGNLAARAFYARLGFHAASEDALQQQLIWSAA, from the coding sequence GTGTATTGCCTGCCCACCCCCTACCGCTTGCGCCCATTCAACGACAATGCCGAAGACGCCGCGTTCGCCGCTGCGCTGTACCGCTCCACCCGCGACGATCTGCGCCTGATGCCAGCCGATCCGGCCTTCATCGCCGACTTGATCGCCATGCAGCAGCGCATGCAAATCCAGGGTTACCGCCAGGCTTATCCGCAAGCAGATTATCTGGTGCTGGAACAGGACGGCGCGGCGATCGGCCGGCTGGTGCTCGACCGCGACGATACAGCGTTGCGCATCGTCGATATCGCGATCTTGCCGCAAGCCCAGGGCCAGGGCGCCGGCAGCGCCGTGCTGGGCGCGCTGCAAGCGGCGGCGGCCAAGCAGGATCAGTGCATTCGTCTCGGCGTCAGCCACGGCAATCTGGCCGCGCGCGCCTTCTATGCACGCCTCGGTTTCCATGCCGCCTCGGAAGACGCGCTGCAACAGCAACTGATCTGGAGCGCCGCATGA
- a CDS encoding aspartyl/asparaginyl beta-hydroxylase domain-containing protein gives MKPASTWLQLPMTFDVPRMQRDSDQFQAGDWIDHFNTRAYEQGWSCIPLRSAGGAADHIIPLDGAAFADTPLLARCPCLREVIASFACDTGAVRLMALQAGAQIHAHRDTGTALADGLTRIHIPIHTSEHVLFSIDGEAVHFSAGHAWYMDASCLHAVENRGATPRVHLVLDCITNQWLEQLFERAGFVPKTAPKYADPSINDGNVAEIIDRLRTSGAPAALGLAARLDAIRRGAGA, from the coding sequence ATGAAACCCGCCAGCACCTGGCTGCAATTGCCGATGACTTTCGACGTGCCGCGCATGCAGCGCGACAGCGACCAGTTCCAGGCCGGCGACTGGATCGACCACTTCAATACCCGTGCCTATGAACAAGGCTGGAGCTGCATCCCGCTGCGCTCGGCCGGCGGCGCGGCGGACCACATCATTCCGCTCGACGGCGCGGCCTTCGCCGATACCCCGCTGCTGGCCCGCTGCCCCTGCCTGCGAGAAGTGATCGCCAGTTTCGCATGCGACACCGGCGCGGTGCGCCTGATGGCGCTGCAAGCGGGCGCGCAGATCCACGCCCACCGCGATACCGGCACCGCGCTGGCCGATGGCTTGACGCGCATCCACATTCCAATCCACACCTCGGAGCACGTGTTGTTCAGCATCGATGGCGAAGCGGTTCATTTTTCGGCCGGACACGCGTGGTATATGGACGCCAGCTGCCTGCACGCGGTAGAGAATCGCGGCGCCACGCCGCGGGTACACCTGGTGCTCGACTGCATCACCAACCAGTGGCTGGAGCAACTGTTCGAGCGCGCCGGTTTCGTGCCGAAAACCGCGCCGAAATATGCCGACCCGAGCATCAACGATGGCAATGTCGCAGAGATCATCGACCGCCTGCGGACGTCCGGCGCCCCGGCCGCGCTGGGCCTGGCGGCCCGGCTGGATGCGATACGCCGTGGAGCTGGAGCATGA
- a CDS encoding sulfotransferase family protein has translation MSANNGFALQERLLSKGEAIPWQAGMALHGWYPITVNRDPDHGAIAVCWRDLGQLRFSDSFFNNTLERQPREQRRVCHTPLSALDDIDDSLPPTAFIFHVSRCGSTLLTQLLASLPQCVVMSEPPVIDSVLRLHHDHPGQDTPALLRKVIRALGQRRSIAEKKFFIKFDCWHIHSLALLQQAFPETPCLFLYREPQAVLASHQRQRGPQMVPGLIHPALLPLPPHAIGLGDLDAYAGLVLASFFAAAKNHAGAGKLKLINYNQLPGILFSALLDDLAVEYTQEQLQTMRQRSGFHSKYTGNAFQGDPPAAQADRLSIIAASIQPLYAELAHPHY, from the coding sequence ATGAGCGCCAACAACGGTTTTGCATTGCAGGAACGCTTGCTGAGCAAGGGAGAAGCTATCCCGTGGCAAGCCGGCATGGCGTTGCACGGCTGGTATCCCATCACCGTCAACCGCGACCCGGACCACGGCGCCATTGCGGTGTGCTGGCGCGACCTGGGACAGCTCCGTTTTAGCGATTCTTTCTTCAACAATACGCTGGAGCGCCAGCCGCGCGAACAGCGCCGGGTCTGCCATACGCCGCTGTCGGCGCTGGACGATATTGACGATAGTTTGCCACCCACCGCCTTCATCTTCCACGTCTCGCGTTGCGGCTCGACCTTGCTGACCCAATTGCTGGCCTCGCTGCCGCAGTGCGTGGTGATGTCGGAGCCGCCGGTGATCGATTCGGTGCTGCGCCTGCACCACGACCACCCAGGCCAGGATACCCCGGCGCTGCTGCGCAAAGTGATACGCGCGCTGGGCCAGCGCCGCTCGATAGCCGAGAAAAAATTCTTTATCAAATTCGATTGCTGGCACATCCACAGCCTGGCTTTATTGCAGCAAGCTTTTCCAGAAACGCCGTGCCTCTTTTTATACCGCGAACCGCAAGCGGTGCTCGCGTCGCACCAGCGCCAGCGCGGCCCGCAAATGGTGCCGGGATTAATTCACCCAGCCTTGCTGCCGCTGCCGCCACACGCCATCGGCCTCGGCGACCTGGACGCTTATGCCGGGCTGGTGCTGGCAAGTTTTTTCGCGGCCGCGAAAAACCATGCCGGGGCTGGAAAATTAAAGCTCATCAACTACAATCAATTGCCGGGAATACTGTTTTCGGCATTGCTGGACGACTTGGCCGTCGAATACACGCAAGAACAGTTGCAAACGATGCGGCAGCGTTCGGGCTTTCATTCCAAATACACCGGTAACGCTTTCCAGGGCGACCCGCCAGCAGCGCAGGCGGATCGTTTGTCGATCATTGCCGCATCGATACAGCCTTTGTATGCGGAGCTGGCGCATCCGCACTATTGA
- a CDS encoding alpha/beta fold hydrolase: MQHTHISVPTSFIDANGHRYAYRRFGSGKGVPLIFLQHFRGGMDHWDPLITDGLAQGRTVILFDNAGVAASSGATPDTIEAMADHVALFLGALGYAEVDVLGFSLGGYVAQQVAFRHAHLVRRLVLAGTGPRAGVLGTDARVVPAATGNPIPTLEDFLILFFGPSDASQAAGRAFWERRHWRTADLDVPSSQQTMMSQLAAIAAWRQPKGEPYAELKVLRQPTLVVNGSDDIMVPTINSYNLAQHIPNAQLIIYPDSGHGAHFQYPALFLQHVGIFLDA, encoded by the coding sequence ATGCAACACACGCATATTTCCGTACCGACCAGTTTTATCGACGCCAATGGCCATCGTTATGCCTATCGCCGCTTTGGCAGCGGCAAGGGCGTGCCGCTGATTTTCTTGCAGCACTTTCGCGGCGGCATGGATCATTGGGATCCGCTGATCACCGACGGCCTGGCGCAGGGACGTACCGTGATCCTGTTCGACAATGCCGGGGTGGCGGCGTCCAGCGGCGCAACCCCGGACACGATCGAGGCGATGGCCGATCATGTCGCGCTATTCCTGGGCGCGCTTGGTTATGCCGAGGTCGATGTGCTCGGTTTTTCGCTGGGGGGATATGTTGCGCAGCAAGTTGCCTTCCGTCACGCTCATCTGGTGCGGCGCCTGGTGCTGGCTGGCACCGGGCCGCGCGCTGGCGTGCTCGGCACCGATGCGCGCGTGGTGCCGGCGGCCACCGGCAATCCGATTCCGACACTGGAGGATTTCCTGATACTCTTCTTTGGGCCATCGGACGCCAGCCAGGCGGCGGGCAGGGCGTTCTGGGAGCGGCGCCATTGGCGCACGGCGGACCTGGATGTGCCAAGTTCGCAGCAAACCATGATGTCCCAGCTTGCGGCGATCGCCGCATGGCGCCAGCCGAAAGGCGAACCTTACGCCGAGCTGAAGGTTCTCCGGCAGCCGACCCTGGTGGTCAACGGCAGCGATGACATTATGGTTCCCACTATCAACTCCTACAACTTGGCGCAGCACATTCCGAACGCCCAGCTGATTATTTATCCCGATTCGGGGCACGGCGCGCACTTCCAGTATCCGGCGCTGTTCTTGCAGCATGTCGGTATTTTTCTGGATGCATGA
- a CDS encoding TetR/AcrR family transcriptional regulator codes for MKVSKEKAAENKAVLIRTAARLFREHGIDGVGVAEIARSAGLTHGALYAHFPSKEALVAAALADGMARNQERLEAGRNGAPLELASLLESYLSGERRDNLAVGCTIAASASEIGRQDEHTSACFSVGFEEMTRLVEATLVQDLPAGAARQRALAITAAMIGGIAVARGAAKARPELSDEILAAVRRQLLELGLARPA; via the coding sequence ATGAAAGTCAGCAAAGAGAAGGCCGCGGAAAACAAGGCTGTACTGATACGCACCGCCGCCCGCCTGTTTCGCGAGCATGGCATCGACGGCGTCGGCGTGGCGGAAATCGCGCGCAGCGCGGGCTTGACGCATGGCGCGCTGTACGCGCATTTTCCATCGAAGGAAGCGTTGGTGGCGGCGGCGCTGGCCGATGGCATGGCGCGCAACCAGGAACGCCTGGAAGCGGGCCGCAATGGCGCGCCGTTAGAGCTGGCCAGCTTGCTGGAGTCGTATCTGTCAGGCGAAAGGCGCGACAATCTCGCGGTCGGATGCACGATCGCCGCGTCGGCCAGCGAGATCGGCCGCCAGGATGAACATACCAGCGCCTGTTTCAGCGTCGGCTTTGAAGAGATGACCAGACTGGTCGAAGCGACGCTGGTCCAGGATCTGCCGGCCGGCGCAGCGCGCCAGCGCGCGCTGGCCATCACCGCGGCGATGATAGGCGGGATCGCGGTGGCGCGCGGCGCGGCCAAGGCGCGGCCGGAATTATCCGATGAAATCCTGGCCGCGGTGCGCCGCCAATTACTGGAACTGGGCCTGGCGCGGCCGGCTTAG
- a CDS encoding NCS2 family permease, translating into MQLLERYFKLKEHGTDVRTELLAGLTTFLTMAYIIFVNPSILGDAGMPKDAVFVATCLAAALGTLIMGLYANYPIAMAPGMGLNAYFSYAVVKGMGMPWEVALGAVFISGCLFIVVSLFKIREMIIDSIPPSLRTAISVGIGLFLAIISLKSAGIVVSNPATIITVGDLHQTGPLLAIAGFFIIVALDLLKVRGAILIGILLITLASFIVGGNQFHGVVSAPPSLLPTLFKLDIMGALSFGILNVVLVFFLVELFDATGTLMGVASRAGLLRNGKMDRLNKALLADSTAIVAGAALGTSSTTAFVESAAGVQAGGRTGLTAVAVALLFLGCLFFAPLAGTVPAYATAPALLYVACLMLRELVHVDWQDGTESVPAAITALMMPFSYSIATGVAFGFISYAVLKLLTGRARQVSAMAWIIAAVFLFKFIYLGTG; encoded by the coding sequence ATGCAACTGCTGGAGCGCTATTTCAAACTGAAGGAACACGGCACCGATGTCCGCACCGAATTGCTGGCCGGGCTGACCACCTTCCTGACGATGGCGTACATCATCTTCGTCAATCCATCGATCCTGGGCGACGCCGGCATGCCCAAGGATGCGGTGTTCGTCGCCACCTGCCTGGCGGCGGCGCTCGGCACGCTGATCATGGGCCTGTACGCCAACTACCCGATCGCGATGGCGCCGGGCATGGGCTTGAACGCGTATTTTTCGTATGCGGTGGTGAAGGGCATGGGCATGCCGTGGGAAGTGGCGCTGGGCGCGGTCTTCATTTCCGGCTGCCTGTTCATCGTGGTCAGCCTGTTCAAGATCCGCGAAATGATCATCGACAGCATCCCGCCGTCGCTGCGCACCGCGATCTCGGTCGGCATCGGCCTGTTCCTGGCCATCATTTCATTGAAAAGCGCCGGCATCGTGGTGTCGAATCCAGCCACCATCATCACCGTCGGCGACTTGCACCAGACCGGTCCGCTGCTCGCCATCGCCGGCTTTTTCATCATCGTCGCGCTCGACTTGCTGAAGGTGCGCGGCGCGATCCTGATCGGCATCCTGCTGATCACGCTGGCCAGCTTTATCGTCGGCGGCAACCAGTTCCACGGCGTGGTGTCGGCCCCTCCGTCGCTGCTGCCGACGCTGTTCAAGCTCGACATCATGGGTGCGCTGTCGTTCGGCATCCTGAACGTGGTGCTGGTGTTTTTCCTGGTCGAGCTGTTCGATGCGACCGGCACATTGATGGGCGTGGCCAGCCGCGCCGGCCTGCTCAGGAATGGCAAGATGGACCGCCTCAACAAGGCCTTGCTGGCCGATAGCACGGCGATCGTCGCCGGCGCCGCGCTGGGCACCTCGAGCACCACCGCGTTTGTCGAAAGCGCGGCCGGCGTGCAGGCGGGCGGCCGCACCGGCCTGACCGCCGTGGCGGTGGCGCTGCTGTTCCTCGGATGCCTGTTCTTCGCGCCGCTGGCCGGCACCGTGCCGGCCTATGCGACCGCGCCGGCGTTGCTGTATGTGGCGTGCCTGATGCTGCGTGAACTGGTGCATGTCGACTGGCAAGACGGCACTGAAAGCGTGCCGGCCGCGATCACCGCGCTGATGATGCCGTTCTCGTATTCGATCGCCACCGGCGTGGCGTTCGGCTTCATCAGCTATGCGGTGCTGAAGCTGCTGACCGGGCGCGCCCGGCAAGTGTCGGCGATGGCCTGGATTATCGCCGCCGTATTCCTGTTCAAGTTCATTTATCTGGGCACCGGCTAA
- a CDS encoding GtrA family protein yields the protein MSVSRQFLRFAAVGASGTTVQYGVLWTGVELLGTSAAAASGLGYVLGSVVNYILNYFFTFKSDKGHGEAATKYFTLLGIGWCMNTGLMWLLVHQLGWNYWIAQVLATGIGLAWNFLGSRWWAFKLAGAQD from the coding sequence ATGTCCGTTTCGCGCCAATTTCTCCGTTTCGCCGCCGTCGGCGCATCCGGCACGACCGTCCAGTATGGCGTGCTGTGGACCGGCGTCGAACTGCTCGGGACCAGCGCCGCCGCCGCCTCCGGCCTCGGTTATGTGCTCGGGTCGGTGGTCAATTACATCCTCAATTATTTTTTCACCTTTAAAAGCGACAAGGGGCACGGTGAAGCCGCGACCAAGTACTTCACCTTGCTGGGCATAGGCTGGTGCATGAATACCGGCCTGATGTGGCTGCTGGTGCATCAGCTGGGCTGGAATTACTGGATCGCGCAAGTGCTGGCGACGGGGATCGGCCTGGCCTGGAATTTCCTCGGCAGCCGCTGGTGGGCGTTCAAGCTGGCCGGCGCGCAGGATTGA
- a CDS encoding sigma-70 family RNA polymerase sigma factor → MSADSINRNEFLSLLFHNHHGWLAAWLRKKTGCPHRAADLAQEAFARILMLPDPRRLEQPRAFMVTTATRIIIDEQRRRMLEQSYLEALYRLHGDDPLCADSPEQIMLAVQALQAIDSMLGGLAAKPRRAFLLSRLDGLGHAEIAAELGVSASMVKQYLASALGHCYRVLYPAAA, encoded by the coding sequence GTGTCCGCCGACAGCATCAACCGCAACGAATTCCTCAGCCTGCTGTTCCACAACCACCATGGTTGGCTCGCGGCGTGGCTGCGCAAAAAGACCGGCTGCCCGCATCGCGCGGCCGACCTGGCGCAGGAAGCGTTCGCCCGCATTTTGATGCTGCCCGACCCGCGCCGGCTGGAACAGCCGCGCGCCTTCATGGTCACCACCGCGACCCGCATCATCATCGACGAGCAGCGCCGGCGCATGCTGGAACAGAGCTATCTCGAGGCGCTGTACCGGCTGCACGGCGACGATCCCTTGTGCGCCGACTCGCCCGAACAGATCATGCTGGCGGTGCAAGCGCTGCAAGCGATCGACAGCATGCTCGGCGGCCTGGCCGCCAAACCGCGCCGCGCATTCTTGCTGAGCCGGCTGGATGGCCTGGGCCACGCCGAGATCGCGGCCGAACTGGGCGTATCGGCCAGCATGGTCAAGCAATACCTGGCCAGCGCGCTGGGCCATTGCTACCGCGTGCTCTATCCGGCGGCGGCATGA
- a CDS encoding FecR family protein, translated as MSVDTVQQEPDAAVVDQAILWLTRLSSGLASDEQRRAYRDWCAQHPQHALAARRLEGIFSRFDGLPAQAARSALDTGRRPRRKAAALTLALLLAGGAWSLLAPQARYWNADYRTTAGQRQVVQLPDHSILTLNSGSAVKLHYDRTQRRIDLLAGEVLVQVAHIADPARQPFIVTTADGSARALGTRYLVRREPGGTLVTVLESSVQAASANGKMSRSVLPGQRVCVTRDAVSAPQTLDAEQAASWVRGRLVADNTALPDVLAKLSDYRHGVLRYDAAQLGQLRVSGVFALDDSERTLDTLQALLPITVTRYTRLLTVVSPKNPAPPKKIMSLIFAGPLSLRLSASSWLTNSIDRNRHDTEKYPPPATPGGPPDTAVRQRRRALHHGAGRPRTNASRGHGGQPAPRIPYRRRPVERRAEHIRAASRHAAGVRPGAGARRAVART; from the coding sequence ATGAGCGTGGACACCGTGCAGCAAGAACCCGACGCGGCGGTGGTCGACCAGGCCATCCTGTGGCTGACCCGGCTCAGTTCGGGCCTGGCCAGCGACGAACAGCGCCGCGCCTACCGCGACTGGTGCGCCCAGCATCCGCAGCACGCGCTGGCGGCGCGCCGGCTGGAAGGCATCTTTTCCCGCTTCGACGGCTTGCCGGCGCAAGCGGCGCGCAGCGCACTCGACACCGGCCGCCGGCCGCGCAGGAAAGCGGCGGCGCTGACGCTGGCGCTGCTGCTGGCCGGCGGCGCCTGGTCGCTGCTGGCGCCGCAAGCGCGCTACTGGAACGCCGATTACCGCACGACCGCCGGCCAGCGGCAAGTAGTGCAACTGCCCGACCACAGCATCCTGACCTTGAATAGCGGCAGCGCCGTGAAGCTGCATTACGACCGCACGCAACGCCGTATCGATCTGCTGGCCGGCGAAGTGCTGGTGCAAGTGGCGCATATCGCCGACCCGGCGCGACAACCGTTTATCGTCACGACCGCCGATGGCAGCGCCCGCGCGCTCGGCACGCGCTACCTGGTGCGGCGCGAGCCTGGCGGCACGCTGGTGACGGTGCTGGAATCATCGGTGCAGGCCGCCAGCGCCAACGGCAAGATGTCGCGCAGCGTGCTGCCGGGGCAGCGCGTTTGCGTCACCAGGGACGCCGTCAGCGCGCCGCAAACGCTGGATGCGGAGCAGGCGGCCAGCTGGGTGCGCGGCCGGCTGGTGGCCGACAATACCGCGCTGCCCGACGTGCTCGCCAAACTATCGGATTACCGCCACGGCGTGCTGCGCTACGATGCGGCGCAGCTCGGCCAGCTGCGCGTGTCCGGCGTGTTCGCGCTGGACGACAGCGAACGCACGCTCGATACGCTGCAGGCGCTGCTGCCGATCACCGTCACGCGCTACACGCGGCTGCTGACGGTGGTGTCGCCGAAGAACCCGGCGCCGCCGAAAAAAATAATGTCCCTTATTTTTGCCGGGCCGCTGTCCCTTCGTCTTTCTGCTTCGTCATGGTTAACGAACTCCATCGACAGGAACCGACATGACACCGAAAAATACCCTCCACCCGCTACGCCTGGCGGCCCGCCTGACACTGCTGTGCGCCAGCGGCGCCGCGCCCTTCATCATGGCGCCGGCCGCCCACGCACAAACGCCAGCCGCGGCCACGGCGGCCAGCCAGCGCCACGCATACCATATCGCCGGCGGCCCGTTGAGCGCCGTGCTGAACACATTCGCGCAGCAAGCCGACACGCTGCTGGCGTTCGACCCGGCGCTGGCGCAAGGCGCGCTGTCGCCCGGACTTAA
- a CDS encoding TonB-dependent receptor, with translation MVGARTPTRITEIPSTAWIIASEQITAQARAGVPLKEMLGNLVPGLDIGPQGRTAFGQNLRGRSALVMIDGVSLNGSRALSRQFDSIDPFNIERIEVLSGASALYGGNATGGVINIVTRRAASSQLAFTSEAGLRSGLRNGDDLDWHVAQSLAGGNQQVFGRLGIVYGKTGAAYDGNGNGVIPDITQTDLQYNQSIDILGNLDLRLAQGRHLKLLAQVYDSGYRPGKALYLGRNLGGAIQLSAAPVNPALLDIRDGFSSDIKPRTKRHMFSADYHADQIAGGQDFYLQAYTRSEKLDFYPFPGIDNYVAGGVPGRALNYAASRQNTDTSGLKAVFAKQFDKVKLTYGVDYDHEQFEGKQVLFDTAQALQSGGLVFRQSAQLGRYPGFKTDIYALYGQADWRIGQTLSLSGGVRRQRADIEVDDFVQAAQQRLIAAGIGRSAQAIPGGKNSYEVTLFNAGLLYKLSPQQQAWTNYSEGFELADPAKYYGQGNYTLAGGATGTWNLLNSINAGAAPMSGIKTRQLEAGWRHRGGPLALQTALFYSKSDKAIDVNRSTFDITLVDQKVRNIGLEGQVNYSVDEQWDTGANWLAIITQQQGNGDWNKRDVTVSSPSKLTSYVGWKQAALALRLQGTQVFALADASGKRLTGYALFDLLGAYRLPKGTLSFGIQNLLNRDYTTTWGQRSKILYGGLIAAQALDYKGRGRSFGVTYALDY, from the coding sequence GTGGTCGGCGCGCGCACGCCGACCCGGATCACGGAAATCCCCAGCACCGCCTGGATCATCGCCAGCGAACAAATCACGGCCCAGGCGCGCGCCGGCGTACCGCTGAAGGAAATGCTGGGCAACCTGGTGCCGGGCCTCGACATCGGCCCGCAAGGCCGTACCGCCTTCGGCCAGAACCTGCGCGGCCGCAGCGCGCTGGTGATGATCGACGGCGTGTCGCTGAACGGTTCGCGCGCGCTGAGCCGCCAGTTCGACTCGATCGACCCGTTCAACATCGAGCGCATCGAAGTACTGTCCGGCGCCAGCGCGCTGTACGGCGGCAACGCCACCGGCGGCGTGATCAACATCGTCACCAGGCGCGCCGCATCCAGCCAGTTGGCCTTCACCAGCGAAGCCGGCCTGCGCAGCGGCTTGCGCAATGGCGACGACCTCGATTGGCATGTCGCGCAATCGCTTGCCGGCGGCAACCAACAAGTCTTCGGCCGGCTCGGCATCGTGTATGGCAAGACCGGCGCCGCCTACGACGGCAACGGCAACGGCGTGATCCCGGACATCACCCAGACCGACCTGCAATACAACCAGTCGATCGACATCCTCGGCAACCTCGACCTCCGACTGGCTCAAGGCCGGCACCTGAAACTGCTGGCGCAAGTCTATGATTCCGGCTACCGGCCGGGCAAGGCGCTGTACCTGGGCCGCAACCTGGGCGGCGCGATCCAGCTGAGCGCCGCGCCGGTCAATCCGGCGCTGCTCGACATCCGCGACGGCTTTTCGTCGGATATCAAGCCGCGCACCAAACGCCACATGTTCTCGGCCGACTACCATGCCGACCAGATCGCCGGCGGCCAGGACTTTTACCTGCAAGCCTACACGCGCAGCGAAAAACTGGACTTCTATCCCTTCCCCGGCATCGACAATTACGTCGCCGGCGGCGTTCCGGGACGCGCGCTGAACTACGCCGCGTCGCGCCAGAATACCGACACCTCGGGCTTGAAGGCGGTGTTCGCCAAGCAGTTCGACAAAGTGAAACTGACCTACGGCGTCGATTACGACCACGAGCAGTTCGAAGGCAAGCAGGTCTTGTTCGACACCGCCCAGGCGCTGCAAAGCGGCGGCCTGGTATTCAGGCAGAGCGCCCAATTGGGCCGCTACCCGGGCTTCAAGACCGACATTTACGCGCTGTACGGCCAGGCCGACTGGCGCATCGGCCAGACCCTGTCGCTGTCCGGCGGGGTGCGGCGCCAGCGCGCCGACATCGAGGTCGACGACTTTGTGCAAGCCGCGCAGCAGCGCCTGATCGCCGCCGGCATCGGCCGTTCGGCGCAAGCCATCCCGGGCGGGAAAAACAGCTACGAAGTCACCTTGTTCAATGCCGGCCTGCTGTACAAGCTGTCGCCGCAACAGCAGGCCTGGACCAATTACTCGGAAGGCTTTGAGCTGGCCGACCCGGCCAAATACTATGGCCAGGGCAACTACACGCTGGCTGGCGGCGCGACCGGCACCTGGAATTTGCTGAACTCGATCAACGCCGGCGCTGCGCCGATGAGCGGCATCAAGACGCGCCAGCTGGAAGCCGGCTGGCGCCATCGCGGCGGCCCGCTGGCGCTGCAAACGGCGCTGTTCTACTCGAAGTCGGACAAGGCGATCGATGTCAACCGCAGCACCTTCGATATCACCCTGGTCGACCAGAAGGTGCGCAACATCGGCCTGGAAGGACAAGTGAACTACAGCGTCGACGAGCAGTGGGATACCGGCGCCAACTGGCTGGCCATCATCACCCAGCAGCAAGGCAACGGCGACTGGAACAAGCGCGACGTGACCGTCTCCAGCCCATCCAAGCTGACCTCGTATGTCGGCTGGAAGCAGGCGGCGCTGGCCTTGCGGCTGCAAGGCACGCAGGTGTTCGCGCTGGCGGATGCGTCCGGCAAGCGCCTCACCGGCTATGCGCTGTTCGACTTGCTGGGCGCCTACCGGCTGCCGAAGGGCACGCTGAGTTTCGGCATACAGAACTTGCTGAACCGCGACTACACGACGACCTGGGGCCAGCGCTCGAAAATCCTGTACGGCGGCCTGATCGCCGCGCAAGCGCTGGACTACAAGGGCCGCGGCCGCAGCTTCGGGGTGACTTACGCGCTGGATTATTGA